The following is a genomic window from Streptomyces sp. BHT-5-2.
TCGGCGAACTGCCACATCACCGCCGGGTCCTCGGGCGAGCCGAAGTTCAGGCAGTCGGAGACGGCCAGCGGGCGGGCGCCGGTGGCGGCGACGTTGCGGTACGCCTCGGCCAGCGCCAGCTGCGCGCCCGCGTACGGGTCGAGCTTGGCGTACCGGCCGTTGCCGTCGGTGGCCACCGCGACGCCGAGGTTGGTCTCCTCGTCGATCCGGACCATGCCGGAGTCCTCCGGCTGCGCCAGCACGGTGTTGCCCTGGACGAAGCGGTCGTACTGGTCGGTGATCCACGCCTTGGACGCCTGGTTGGGCGAGCCGACCAACCGCAGCACCTGGGCACGGAGTTCCTCGGCGTCCGCCGGGCGGGGCAGCTTGGCCGCGTCGTCGGCCTGGAGGGCGTCCTGCCACTCCGGGCGGGCGTACGGCCGGTGGTAGGTCGGGCCCTCGTGGGCGACCGAGCGCGGCGGGACGTCGACGATCTGCTCGCCGTGCCAGAAGATCTCCAGCCGCTCGCCGTCCGTCACCTCACCGATGACGGTGGCGATGACGTCCCACTTCTCGCAGATCTCCAGGAAGCGGTCGACCTTGCCCGGCTCGACGATCGCGCACATCCGTTCCTGCGACTCGCTCATGAGGATCTCCTCGGGCGAGAGCGAGGAGTCCCGCAGCGGAACGGTGTCCAGCTCGACCCGCATGCCGCCGGAGCCGGCGCTGGCCAGCTCGCTGGTGGCGCAGGACAGCCCGGCGCCGCCGAGGTCCTGGATGCCGGCGACCAGCTTCTCCCGGAAGATCTCCAGGGTGCACTCGATGAGCAGCTTCTCCTGGAACGGGTCGCCGACCTGGACGGCGGGCCGCTTGGCCGGTCCCGTGGAGTCGAACGTCTCGGAGGCCAGCACCGAGACGCCGCCGATGCCGTCGCCGCCGGTCCGGGCGCCGTAGAGGATGACCTTGTTGCCGGACCCGGACGCCTTCGCCAGGTGGATGTCCTCGTGCTTCATCACGCCGACGCAGAGCGCGTTGACCAGTGGGTTGCCCTGGTAGCAGGGGTCGAAGACGACCTCGCCGCCGATGTTGGGCAGGCCCAGGCAGTTGCCGTAGCCGCCGATGCCCGCGACCACTCCCGGGAGCACGCGCTTGGTGTCGGGGTGGTCGGCGGCGCCGAACCGCAGCGGGTCCATCACCGCGACCGGGCGGGCACCCATGGCCAGGATGTCGCGGACGATGCCGCCGACACCGGTGGCCGCGCCCTGGTAGGGCTCGATGTACGAGGGGTGGTTGTGCGACTCGACCTTGAAGGTGACCGCGTAGCCCTGGCCGACGTCCACGACACCGGCGTTCTCGCCGATGCCGACGAGGAGGGCGTCGTTCTCGGGGGCCTTCTCGCCGAACTGCTTCAGGTGGACCTTGCTCGACTTGTACGAGCAGTGCTCCGACCACATGACGGAGTACATGGCCAGCTCCGCGCCGGTCGGGCGCCGGCCCAGGATCTCCCGGATCCGCGCGTACTCGTCCTCCTTGAGGCCGAGTTCGGCCCAGGGCTGGTCGGCGTCCGGGGTCTCGGCTGCGTGCTTGACGGTGTCGAGGCTCATGCGTTGACCAGCTTCTTCAGGATCGAGGTGAAGAATCCGAGACCGTCGGTGCGGCCGGTGCCGATCAGCGGCTCGACGGCGTGCTCGGGGTGCGGCATCAGGCCGACGACGTTGCCCGCCTCATTGGTGATGCCGGCGATGTCGCGGAGCGAGCCGTTGGGGTTTCCGTAGCCGTCGGCGGCCGGGCCGTCGGCGACGTAGCGGAACGCCACCCGGCCCTCGGCCTCCAGCATGTCCAGCGTCCGCTCGTCGGCGACATAACGGCCGTCGATGTTCTTCAGCGGAATGCTGATCTCCTGGCCCGACGCGTAGTCGGTGGTCCAGGCCGTGGCGGCGTTCTCCACCCGCAGTTTCTGGTCGCGGCAGATGAAATGCAGGTGGTTGTTGCGCAGCATCGCGCCGGGCAGCAGGTGGGTCTCGGTGAGGACCTGGAAGCCGTTGCAGATGCCCAGGACCGGCATCCCGGCCCGGGCCTGTTCGATCACGGTCTCCATCACCGGCGAGAACCGGGAGATCGCCCCGGCCCGCAGGTAGTCGCCGTACGAGAACCCGCCGGGCAGGACCACGGCGTCGACCTGGTGGAGGTCCTTGTCGCGGTGCCACAGCGGCACCGCCTCGGCCCCGGCCGCCCGGACCGCGCGCTGGGTGTCGCGGTCGTCGAGCGTGCCGGGAAAGGTGATGACTCCGACCCGAGCTGTCATGACTCGGCCCGCGCGGTTTCGTCGACCCGGACGGTGAAGTCCTCGATGACGGTGTTGGCGAGGAAGGTCTCGGCCATCTCGTGGATACGGGCGAGGGCGGCGTCGTCGACCGGGCCCTCCACCTCAAGTTCGAAACGCTTGCCCTGACGGACGTCGGCGATCCCCTCGAATCCCAGGCGTGGCAGTGCGCGCTGCACCGCCTGCCCCTGCGGGTCGAGGATCTCCGGCTTGAGCATGACGTCGACTACGACGCGTGCCACTGGCACTCCCGGTGGTGTGGTGCGTAAGGCGGTGCCCTCACAGTACCGTGTTCGAAAATCTACGCGCATAGATATGCAAGGGCTCCGATCACGGGCCGGTATCGGCGGGAGTACCCGTCAGGGAAAATCTCCGAAAAGAACGGGGGGCCGGATTGCGGCAGGACACGCTGACGAAATTAAATGGGCTTCACAATGCAATGCCCATCGCTGTACAAATGAAAAAGCATTGATCCCAATCAGCCGGATCCGGAGCATCACCCCATGTCAACAAGGGGTAGCTCCACGAAAGGACCGATATCCGTGGCGCAGCGCGTAGTAGTGACGCTCTCCGATGACATCGACGGAGGAGAAGCCGCAGAGACGGTCATCTTCGGTTTGGACGGGAAGTCGTACGAGATCGACCTCAATCCCGCCAATGCGAAGAAACTGCGCGGCGCCCTCGCTCCGTACGTGGAGGCCGGCCGCAAGCGGGCGAAGTCCGGCAAGACCTTCCACCGGACCGCGGTGACCCCCGACCCGGCGGCGGTGCGCGCCTGGGCGCGCTCGCACCAGATGGACGTCCCACCGCGCGGCCGGATCCCCAAGAAGGTCTACGAAGCCTTCAACGCGGCCAATCACTAACCGACTTGCCGGCATCCCCGGGTCCGCACACCGCCGACTTGCACAGCACCCCCACTGATCAGCTAGAGTCTGGAGCACGCCGAGGGGCGGGGCCGAAAGGCCGAACCCCGAGGAGTCACGCGGGTGTAGCTCAGTAGTAGAGCGCCCCCTTTCCAAGGGGGAGGCGCAGTGTGCAATCCCTGTCACCCGCTCTGACAGTTCGACCGGTCCAAAGGATCAGGTAGAGTAGCTGTCGCGCCACTGGGTGAAAGCCGAGTGGATGCCTGCGGACGTAGCTCAGTTGGTAGAGCGCAACCTTGCCAAGGTTGAGGTCGCGAGTTCGAGCCTCGTCGTCCGCTCAGAGAAAAGGCCCCGATCTTCATGATCGGGGCCTTTGTTGTTTTCCCTCCCGAAATGGCGGGGCGTGCGGTCCGGGATCCTGCGGGTCGGTCGGCCCGATCGGTCCGGGGGTCTCGGGTGGTTGCCACGGTGGGGCGGCGCGGTCGCGCGGTGCTGCTTTTCACGGGAAATAGCGGACGGGTGGGTCCGTGAAGGGCGGGCGCGCGGCCGGGCCGGCGGGGCGGAGTCGACGGCGGGGTCCGCTGGTGTGTGGCGATGGACACATGGGTGGGGGCGGGCGGCGGGTGGGGGCCGGGGCGTGGCCGGCGGGCGGGGCGCGGCGGCGGAAGCGAACGCGGGGATTCCGGACGTGAGTTGTGCCGGGGCGGCCGAGGGCAGGGCGGCGGGCATCGCAGGTCGGAGCAGCTGACGCGGGCGGGAGCGGGGTGCGCCGGCGGGGGCCGGTGTGCGAAGCCGTGCAACGGCGGCCCGGAAGTTGGCTATAGTGGGGCTCGCACCGCGCGGTGGCGACCGGAACGGAAGCCCGGCACGGAGCATGCGGACGTAGCTCAGTTGGTAGAGCGCAACCTTGCCAAGGTTGAGGTCGCGAGTTCGAGCCTCGTCGTCCGCTCAGGGAAAAGGCCCCGGTCGATGGACCGGGGCCTTTTGCGTGGGCCGGGCGGGCGGTCAGGCCCAGGGTCGGCCGGTGAGGCGCTCGTACGCTTCGAGGTACTTGGCGCGGGTGCGGTCGACGATCTCCTGCGGAAGCGGCGGCGGGGGCTGCTCGCCGGTGCGGTCCCAGTCCGCGGCGGGCGAGGTCAGCCAGTCGCGGACGAACTGCTTGTCGAAGGAGGGCTGGGGGCGGCCCGGCCGCCACTGGTCGGCGGGCCAGAAGCGCGAG
Proteins encoded in this region:
- the purL gene encoding phosphoribosylformylglycinamidine synthase subunit PurL → MSLDTVKHAAETPDADQPWAELGLKEDEYARIREILGRRPTGAELAMYSVMWSEHCSYKSSKVHLKQFGEKAPENDALLVGIGENAGVVDVGQGYAVTFKVESHNHPSYIEPYQGAATGVGGIVRDILAMGARPVAVMDPLRFGAADHPDTKRVLPGVVAGIGGYGNCLGLPNIGGEVVFDPCYQGNPLVNALCVGVMKHEDIHLAKASGSGNKVILYGARTGGDGIGGVSVLASETFDSTGPAKRPAVQVGDPFQEKLLIECTLEIFREKLVAGIQDLGGAGLSCATSELASAGSGGMRVELDTVPLRDSSLSPEEILMSESQERMCAIVEPGKVDRFLEICEKWDVIATVIGEVTDGERLEIFWHGEQIVDVPPRSVAHEGPTYHRPYARPEWQDALQADDAAKLPRPADAEELRAQVLRLVGSPNQASKAWITDQYDRFVQGNTVLAQPEDSGMVRIDEETNLGVAVATDGNGRYAKLDPYAGAQLALAEAYRNVAATGARPLAVSDCLNFGSPEDPAVMWQFAEATRGLADGCQVLGTPVTGGNVSLYNQTGEAAIHPTPVVAVLGVIDDVTRRTPVGFAEEGQLLYLLGDTREELGGSAWSQVVHDHLGGLPPKVDLERERLLAEILISASRDGMIDAAHDLSDGGLVQAVVESCLHGGKGARLVVPDALDPFVFLFSESAGRAVVSVPRSEELRFTDMCGARGLPATRIGVVDGEELVVQGQFTLSLAELRETHEATVPGLIA
- a CDS encoding Lsr2 family protein, which gives rise to MAQRVVVTLSDDIDGGEAAETVIFGLDGKSYEIDLNPANAKKLRGALAPYVEAGRKRAKSGKTFHRTAVTPDPAAVRAWARSHQMDVPPRGRIPKKVYEAFNAANH
- the purS gene encoding phosphoribosylformylglycinamidine synthase subunit PurS, with translation MARVVVDVMLKPEILDPQGQAVQRALPRLGFEGIADVRQGKRFELEVEGPVDDAALARIHEMAETFLANTVIEDFTVRVDETARAES
- the purQ gene encoding phosphoribosylformylglycinamidine synthase subunit PurQ, whose product is MTARVGVITFPGTLDDRDTQRAVRAAGAEAVPLWHRDKDLHQVDAVVLPGGFSYGDYLRAGAISRFSPVMETVIEQARAGMPVLGICNGFQVLTETHLLPGAMLRNNHLHFICRDQKLRVENAATAWTTDYASGQEISIPLKNIDGRYVADERTLDMLEAEGRVAFRYVADGPAADGYGNPNGSLRDIAGITNEAGNVVGLMPHPEHAVEPLIGTGRTDGLGFFTSILKKLVNA